A single window of Nakaseomyces glabratus chromosome G, complete sequence DNA harbors:
- the SNC1 gene encoding SNAP receptor SNC1 (CAGL0G06358g~Ortholog(s) have SNAP receptor activity and role in Golgi to plasma membrane transport, endocytosis, exocytosis, prospore membrane biogenesis, vesicle fusion): protein MSSSVPYDPYVTPEQDETNEQSQSKAAALKAEIDDTVGIMRDNINKVAERGERLTSIEDKADNLAISAQGFKRGANRVRKQMWYKDLKMKFCLFVVIICLLVAIVVPIAVHFS, encoded by the coding sequence ATGTCTTCGTCGGTGCCTTATGACCCATACGTGACTCCTGAACAGGATGAGACCAATGAGCAGTCGCAATCCAAGGCTGCTGCTTTGAAAGCTGAGATTGATGATACAGTTGGTATTATGCGAGATAACATTAACAAAGTTGCCGAGCGTGGTGAGAGGTTGACCTCTATAGAGGATAAGGCGGACAATCTAGCCATCTCTGCGCAAGGTTTCAAGAGAGGTGCCAACAGGGTGAGGAAACAGATGTGGTACAAAGATCTAAAGATGAAATTCTGTCTATTCGTTGTGATTATATGTCTGCTGGTCGCAATTGTTGTGCCAATAGCAGTTCATTTCAGTTGA
- the GDS1 gene encoding Gds1p (CAGL0G06380g~Ortholog(s) have role in aerobic respiration and mitochondrion, nucleus localization): protein MALANSRPMQIPNMESDLIHNTTSPVFQPTSLMSPLSTTSDISMNMGMNIPMGMAMGMSIDPNDVNNSPNSINSQLLDHSTNDLMSGINSGNGNGTDMSMSMSMSLGLSPVSLDMGNGIKNKNGNNNLITPQQQEANAKATASNKKKDSSKKDGTNNSKDNNGSSSNAGPNNIMIELSKMIPVTGERPKPTDRSEPLDDDVLYAVFLILWEIDADQQGMTVKQICDHLLTRHPEMSNLSTKLSNLISAKLNAYVKKTEKGEKTMKYALSREWSNSSPRRMLYMYRGILSENYKEHALAASEKLKKQQELMGLSAEKKKAGSIDLSADSPLTDMSSSSETSINSGIHSNGSVDPAAMPFSKDMNNGFTFSPDFNIPYSTSPVSVNLSPAVDELDGLSPTSTPRKLNISKKMNKNDESTKGNLKTGTKNGTDNQTVSGPASKKQKIKSSSSSASFQQLGERLTTNGNDKNSSSGGQPSANLSLNAIRHSAQGGSSSGSNYITAAAAAPRLSRSASRGSFKSSSQASASALAAIQKVISTQLPIEFSQASTPSVSRSSSSIGGSAGGKSPTSSTSSDSSGGSNITTPSGDESTPKNIYCTNNFSYEHPANAMWFKIVREGFLTSDIDPPESLSLEDLENIMS, encoded by the coding sequence ATGGCTTTGGCTAATTCAAGACCTATGCAGATTCCAAACATGGAATCTGATCTGATTCACAACACTACTTCGCCAGTATTCCAACCAACCTCTCTGATGAGTCCATTGTCCACTACCTCGGACATAAGTATGAACATGGGAATGAACATACCTATGGGCATGGCTATGGGAATGAGCATTGATCCAAACGATGTCAACAACTCTCCTAATAGTATTAATTCTCAGCTATTAGACCATTCTACTAATGATCTGATGTCAGGGATAAATTCAGGTAATGGCAATGGAACCGATATGTCTATGTCAATGTCGATGTCCTTGGGTCTATCACCAGTTAGTCTCGACATGGGTAATGGCATTAAAAATAAGAatggaaataataatttgatCACTCCACAACAGCAAGAAGCAAATGCTAAGGCTACCGCTtcaaacaagaagaaagattcTTCGAAAAAGGACGGCACTAACAATTCAAAGGATAATAATGGATCATCCTCAAATGCAGGTCCAAACAATATCATGATTGAACTATCAAAAATGATACCTGTAACAGGTGAAAGGCCTAAACCAACCGACAGATCTGAACCTTTGGATGATGACGTTCTTTATGCCGTGTTCTTGATTCTGTGGGAAATCGATGCCGACCAACAAGGTATGACAGTTAAGCAGATCTGTGACCATCTATTGACCAGACATCCAGAAATGTCCAACTTGTCAACAAAACTTTCTAACCTGATTTCAGCTAAACTAAACGCTTACGTTAAAAAGACTGAAAAGGGTGAAAAGACAATGAAGTACGCATTGTCAAGAGAATGGTCAAACTCTTCACCAAGAAGAATGCTGTATATGTACAGAGGTATCTTATCAGAGAACTACAAGGAACACGCCCTAGCTGCTTCTGAAAAACTAAAGAAGCAGCAGGAATTGATGGGATTATCCgcagaaaagaaaaaggctGGTTCTATAGACTTGAGTGCGGATTCTCCATTAACTGACATGAGCTCCAGCAGCGAAACCTCCATTAACAGTGGAATTCATTCCAATGGGTCTGTTGACCCAGCTGCCATGCCATTCTCCAAGGATATGAATAACGGATTTACTTTCAGTCCTGATTTCAACATTCCTTACTCAACGTCTCCAGTTTCAGTGAATCTGAGCCCCGCTGTTGACGAGCTTGATGGCTTAAGCCCAACGTCTACCCCAAGAAAGTTGAACATTAGCAAGAAAATGAACAAGAATGATGAATCCACCAAGGGTAACTTGAAGACAGGGACTAAAAATGGTACCGACAACCAAACCGTTTCCGGTCCTGCTTCgaaaaaacagaaaattaAATCATCTTCAAGTTCTGCAAGCTTTCAGCAACTCGGTGAAAGACTAACTACCAATGGGAATGACAAGAACAGTAGCTCTGGAGGTCAACCATCTGCAAATTTATCCTTAAACGCTATCAGGCATAGTGCGCAAGGTGGCAGCTCCAGCGGTAGTAATTACATCACAGCTGCAGCAGCTGCTCCAAGATTATCAAGATCTGCATCTAGAGGTTCGTTCAAATCTTCATCGCAAGCATCGGCAAGTGCTTTAGCTGCTATTCAAAAGGTGATTAGTACTCAGTTACCTATTGAATTTTCACAAGCAAGCACACCGAGCGTATCAAGAAGCAGCTCTAGTATAGGAGGGTCCGCAGGTGGTAAGTCACCCACCTCCTCCACTTCTTCCGATTCTTCTGGAGGATCGAACATTACAACACCTTCAGGTGATGAATCTACACCAAAAAACATTTATTGCACAAATAATTTTAGTTATGAACACCCTGCTAACGCAATGTGGTTCAAAATTGTTAGGGAAGGATTTTTAACTAGCGATATTGATCCACCCGAGTCTTTATCACTTGAAGACTtggaaaatataatgaGTTGA
- the MYO4 gene encoding myosin 4 (CAGL0G06336g~Ortholog(s) have actin filament binding, microfilament motor activity, role in endoplasmic reticulum inheritance, intracellular mRNA localization, mating type switching and cellular bud tip, filamentous actin, mitochondrion localization) — MTFEVGTRCWYPSENGWIPCEVSKNEPRDGKYHLQFTLEDGSLIDLDTDSIDYNDSLSNEGSPMPVLRNPHSRESTQDLTTLSYLNEPAVLHAIKLRYMNKEIYTYSGIVLVATNPFAQMEELYSNDMIKKYSRITSREELDPHLFAIAHDAYTTMDSQSRNQTIVVSGESGAGKTVSAKYIMRYFASLDDNNAAVVSEMSDIEKKILATNPIMEAFGNAKTIRNDNSSRFGKYLQIMFDAKKNIIGAQIRTYLLERSRLVFQQQSERNYHIFYQLLAGLPAAIKEELCISNPEQFYYLNQGSDPRIDGVDDAQEFQDTIAALSVIGINDSLQMEVFKILAGLLHIGNIEIKQSSTSSSISPDEPNLKLACELLGLDPYEFSKWLTKKEITTRSEKIVTNLKKEQALVVRDSVSKFIYSLLFDWLVNQINTMLHGAEVSDQVRSFIGVLDIYGFEHFEMNSFEQFCINYANEKLQQEFNQHVFKLEQEEYVREKIEWSFIEFNDNQPCIDLIENRLGILSLLDEESRLPSGTDESWTQKLYQTLDKPPMNQVFSKPKFGQTKFVISHYADNVEYDVEGFIEKNRDTVSESLMNVLKNSQNDTLISLTKPTEETSTPPPQTASISRPKLINKKPTLGFMFKKSLGELMEIINNTNVHYIRCVKPNSSKVAWEFDDGMVLSQLRACGILETIKISCAGFPSRWSFQEFIDRYYMLVDTTLWSDVASSESNAESSIKFCKEILGATELSHEKCQIGQTKIFFKSGVLAELESLRLKKMKGIAITIQKKIRAYKIRTWYLEIVNCVRDLQNRIRSKLVRLDVEHQLKTKLALMMQATLRSYRVRIRVAKELDDIILLQCKFRTVLAQRYLQELKRNKASIMIQSYIRGYKHKTQYRYFRKNYQAIQALSRSMLARSLMLKLRSESEVTQINGVTYTELHSIVKDIHDSMTSNNQIIKELDEFNGVIDTQKSLTFTDLSAKAEQLNSDAQKIIIKHSNQEKQIKDLKESKGDVDSTLTNIKKVHNNIKSLDKIMLEDAHFQTGRTIISGLGIEHSSQYENINDNENNCRPNDYNLLQIFRNNHLIVKEIMKEEFATLEGSFGTISFILGEMIKLKQFLSAKQFISTLFESIHSNVIEESSYDKKLKSGFQWFSVAFTNLSVLRNSEFSLGKETSKSLSKLLADYENDLSKMLRSWILSILNDMFRENDKLFNDFASVEISNVISFKILQQKIKYIQSKMGTSAIEKSLFGKLIETLIQYLNLNVANHVLIKIPSVDFETGIILEKNLDTLLEYCEELKLSNCRNSTRQTSQMSKLLQLSISSVEELRVVCQYCFALNLTQIHALLAKQKASSDEKPMPYIVVKKVQSWAQETKKDTSKNSDIIFRLDSDIVKCEIDTSKEIAIPELHIPEDMTLVKEIETLSQ; from the coding sequence ATGACATTCGAAGTAGGCACAAGGTGTTGGTATCCATCCGAAAATGGATGGATTCCTTGTGAAGTTAGTAAGAATGAACCTCGTGATGGGAAGTACCACTTACAATTCACATTAGAGGACGGAAGCCTCATTGACCTGGACACAGATTCAATAGATTACAACGATAGTCTCTCAAATGAGGGATCTCCCATGCCAGTACTACGTAACCCGCATTCGAGGGAATCTACTCAAGATTTAACTACATTATCATATCTGAATGAACCAGCTGTTCTACATGCTATTAAACTACGATATATgaataaagaaatatacACATACTCCGGTATTGTGCTGGTCGCTACAAACCCATTTGCCCAAATGGAAGAACTATATAGCAATGATATGATCAAGAAATACTCTCGGATAACATCGCGTGAGGAGCTGGATCCCCATCTGTTTGCCATTGCTCACGATGCATATACCACGATGGATTCTCAGAGTAGAAACCAGACTATTGTGGTCAGCGGTGAATCTGGGGCTGGTAAAACAGTCTCCGCTAAATATATCATGAGATATTTTGCTTCATTAGATGACAATAATGCAGCAGTAGTCTCTGAAATGTCtgatatagaaaaaaagataCTAGCAACTAACCCAATTATGGAGGCCTTTGGTAATGCCAAAACAATAAGAAACGATAACTCCTCAAGATTTGGTAAATACTTGCAAATAATGTTTGATGCCAAGAAAAACATTATTGGTGCTCAAATAAGAACATATCTTTTAGAGAGGTCAAGATTAGTGTTTCAACAACAATCCGAAAGAAATTACCACATATTTTATCAACTACTTGCTGGTTTACCAGCTGCTATTAAAGAAGAGTTGTGTATCTCCAATCCTGAACAGTTCTATTACTTGAATCAAGGCAGTGATCCAAGAATCGATGGTGTTGACGACGCACAAGAGTTCCAAGATACCATTGCTGCGCTATCTGTTATTGGTATCAACGACTCTTTGCAAATGGAAGTTTTCAAAATTCTAGCAGGTTTGTTGCATATTGGTAATATTGAAATCAAGCAAAGTAGTACATCATCTTCTATTTCACCAGATGAACCAAACTTAAAATTGGCATGTGAGTTGTTAGGACTGGACCCTTACGAGTTTTCGAAATGGTTAACTAAAAAGGAGATCACCACTAGATCAGAAAAAATTGTCActaatttgaagaaagaacaagCGCTAGTTGTCAGAGATTCTGTATCCAAGTTTATCTATTCTCTACTTTTTGACTGGCTAGTAAATCAGATAAATACTATGCTGCACGGTGCTGAAGTATCTGATCAAGTAAGATCATTCATTGGTGTTTTGGATATATACGGCTTTGAACATTTTGAAATGAATTCTTTCGAGCAATTCTGTATCAATTATGCAAATGAAAAACTGCAGCAGGAGTTTAATCAGCATGTCTTCAAACTCGAACAAGAAGAGTACGTTCGCGAAAAGATAGAATGGtcatttattgaatttaACGATAACCAACCTTGCATTGATTTAATTGAAAATAGACTAGGTATATTATCTTTACTAGATGAAGAAAGTAGACTACCTTCTGGTACTGATGAATCTTGGACCCAAAAATTATACCAAACGCTCGACAAACCACCAATGAACCAGGTTTTCAGCAAACCCAAGTTTGGCCAAACCAAGTTTGTTATTAGTCATTATGCAGACAATGTTGAGTATGATGTTGAAGGGTTTATAGAGAAGAATAGGGACACTGTATCAGAGTCGTTAATGAATGTACTGAAAAACTCGCAAAATGATACTCTAATATCATTAACGAAGCCAACTGAAGAGACTAGCACACCACCTCCCCAAACAGCAAGTATATCAAGGCCTAAGTTGATTAACAAGAAGCCTACTCTAGGTTTCATGTTTAAGAAATCATTGGGAGAGTTAATGGAAATCATCAATAATACAAATGTACATTATATTAGATGTGTTAAACCCAACTCTTCGAAAGTTGCCTGGGAATTTGATGATGGTATGGTATTATCTCAACTAAGAGCATGTGGTATTCTTGAAACTATTAAAATTTCTTGCGCTGGTTTTCCATCACGCTGGTCTTTCCAGGAGTTTATTGATAGGTATTACATGTTGGTAGATACCACTCTTTGGAGTGATGTGGCTTCCTCTGAATCAAACGCAGAATCTAGCATCAAATTCTGCAAAGAAATTCTTGGCGCCACAGAACTGTCACATGAAAAATGTCAAATTGGTCAAACAaaaatcttcttcaaatcagGTGTTCTAGCTGAATTGGAATCCTTaagattgaaaaagatgaaGGGAATTGCTATCAccattcaaaagaaaatacgGGCGTATAAGATAAGAACGTGGTACCTTGAAATAGTTAACTGTGTTAGAGACCTCCAAAATAGAATTCGTAGCAAACTGGTAAGATTGGATGTTGAACATCAACTGAAGACGAAACTTGCCCTAATGATGCAGGCTACTCTTCGTTCATACAGAGTTAGAATCAGAGTTGCTAAAGAGCTAGATGATATAATATTACTTCAATGTAAGTTCAGAACTGTGCTTGCTCAAAGATACTTACAGGAATTGAAGAGAAACAAGGCCTCAATAATGATACAGAGCTATATCAGAGGGTACAAACATAAAACTCAGTATAGATATTTTAGAAAGAATTACCAAGCCATTCAAGCTTTATCTAGATCTATGCTAGCGAGATCTTTGATGTTGAAATTAAGATCTGAATCTGAAGTTACCCAAATTAACGGTGTTACGTATACGGAATTGCATTCCATAGTTAAGGATATTCACGACAGTATGACATCAAACAATCAGATTATTAAAGAGCTTGATGAGTTTAACGGTGTCATTGATACCCAAAAGTCTCTAACATTCACAGACCTTTCTGCGAAAGCGGAACAACTGAACTCAGACGCCCAAAAGATAATCATAAAACATTCGAATCAAGAAAAGCAGATCAAGGACCTCAAAGAATCAAAAGGAGATGTGGATTCAACTTTGACTAACATTAAAAAAGTACacaacaatatcaaatcaCTAGACAAAATTATGCTAGAGGACGCACACTTCCAGACCGGCCGGACAATAATATCTGGGCTTGGTATTGAACATTCGTCAcaatatgaaaatattaacGACAATGAGAACAACTGTAGACCAAACGACTACAATTTGTTACAAATATTTAGAAACAATCACTTGATtgtcaaagaaataatgaagGAGGAATTTGCAACGCTTGAAGGCTCCTTTGGTACCATCAGTTTTATCTTAGGTGAGATGATAAAACTGAAACAATTTTTATCTGCAAAGCAATTTATTTCCACCCTATTTGAATCCATCCACAGCAatgttattgaagaatCTTCATATGATAAGAAACTCAAGTCAGGTTTCCAATGGTTTTCGGTCGCGTTTACCAATTTGTCAGTATTGAGGAACTCTGAGTTTAGTCTAGGAAAAGAGACTTCAAAGAGCTTGTCTAAACTTTTGGCAGACTATGAGAATGACTTGTCTAAAATGTTGAGATCTTGGATTTTGAGTATCTTGAATGATATGTTTAGAGAAAACGATAAACTTTTTAATGACTTTGCTAGTGTGGAGATCTCCAATGTAATCAGTTTCAAGATTTTGCAACAGAAAATAAAGTATATTCAAAGTAAAATGGGTACCAGTGCCATAGAAAAGTCACTATTTGGTAAACTTATAGAGACTTTAATACAATATCTGAATCTAAACGTTGCAAACCACGTCCTTATTAAGATACCTAGTGTCGACTTCGAAACAGGTATAATCTTGGAGAAGAATTTGGATACATTATTAGAGTACTGTGAAGAATTGAAGCTATCGAATTGCAGAAATAGTACACGTCAAACTAGCCAGATGAGCAAATTGCTTCAGTTGAGTATAAGCTCCGTAGAGGAGCTAAGAGTAGTCTGCCAGTATTGTTTTGCCTTGAATTTAACCCAAATTCATGCATTATTAGCCAAACAAAAAGCAAGTTCCGACGAGAAACCGATGCCATATATTGTGGTCAAAAAAGTTCAATCATGGGCTCAAGAGACAAAGAAAGATACATCAAAGAATAGTGACATAATTTTCAGACTTGATTCTGACATCGTTAAATGTGAAATCGATACTTCGAAAGAAATTGCTATTCCTGAGTTGCATATTCCCGAAGACATGACGTTAGTGAAGGAAATTGAGACATTATCTCAGTGA